Proteins encoded within one genomic window of Equus przewalskii isolate Varuska chromosome 3, EquPr2, whole genome shotgun sequence:
- the CHD9NB gene encoding CHD9 neighbor protein, with translation MGCHSSKSTKVVGESQESGEQPAGEEPNLEAGTEAADGKDASLQDGAPERKS, from the coding sequence ATGGGATGCCACTCTAGCAAGAGCACCAAGGTTGTGGGGGAGTCTCAGGAATCTGGAGAACAGCCTGCGGGAGAAGAGCCAAACCTGGAGGCTGGCACTGAGGCAGCAGATGGCAAAGACGCCTCGTTGCAGGATGGCGCCCCTGAGCGGAAGAGCTGA